The DNA region TCACATGGTTTTTATCTGAATACTTACAAAAACTCGTTTGCAGtttgttttcaatttgatCTTCGAGGACTTTCATTTTGAATCTCCTTTACATTTAATTATGggatttgattttttgtttggtgtACATATAACAATATTATGCTAGTATTTGTTAATAGACAATAGAAACCATTTTTCAAATGCCAAACATATTTATAGATCCTAGGCAAGAGCCGTTGTGATCTGCATAtgaatgaaaattgtttagaacaaacaaaaatgaaactgCTTATTATCTATAGTAAGTACTCTATGTAGAATCAAATTGCTATATATTTATCAAACATTTCGGCATAATTACATCGAATTCAAGTTCAACTGTATTCTCAATATCAATATCGTTTTGAGCTTAATCAAATATTCTATAAATGGATTACTTTTTTTATAGAAATAACCCCAATAGGTTCAGGTTATTTTCTTCAAGTTTCTTGTAGTAGTTGTTTATTtgtattaaatatttagtttcaGCTGCTCTGAGGAGCAATATCAAGGGGCTGTTAAAAGGtacaaatttttgtatgtaaatgttttttagGATGTATATTAAATTCGGTACGGtgtagtttttagttttcaacACAATTATATTTGCACATTGAATCATAGAgttttttcttaatatttatattgagctttattccatttccattttactatttaataaaatttgtgtttatttgccacctgttttttttttgttttttttttgttttttttttggttttgttttgtgttgttggGTTTTCCCcatttgaaatgttttgttGAAACCGCAGTTGTGCGAaagttttgattaaaattcgaagcatttcaaatgaaatgcatgtaaaacaaatagaaattcTGTGGACTAACTGTGTGAACCtgttaaaacatttaaatttcagTTTTAGTTTGGTTTATTTTAGTGGTGAGGGGGTCATTTCTAACAATTCACATTGAACTAGTAGAGTATTTTATGTAATATTTAGTTTTGCATTGAGACATAATTAATAATGAATAGATTTGTATTAGAGATTCCTTAGGTAAACGCCTTAACAAATGACAACTTCGAGTACGTTGATAACCACAGTAATTAATATTCTCAGTTTCATTCACATAaaatacatgtatgtatatatttatatttttaatgtttttatcatcatcatcacatcACATGGAGGGGGGGAACGGGAATGGGGCCTCTTGTCAATTTAGAGCGACTCTGTTTCCATCATCTGGCCAGAGTGAGTTGTGGGTGTGCCAATGGGCCTATTGCCCAAAATTCCGCTCAAATTGCCGCGTGTACATTTTTTCATGAGTGACTTCCTGCTCTCTCATAGACGTGGACTCTCTAATATTGTATGGCTTGACATAACCGAATTGGCCAATGCAATTGAATTGCCTGCCACGGATAGATTCTGTTCCATTTTGGAGCGACGACGCCAGAAGCAAAACCATTCCGATGTATGACACAAACGCATTCCCTTGAACGTATCGACAAAGGCCCGCCGGAAGCTGGCATTCATGAAACAGTAGGTAATCGGATTGCAGCAACTGGATGAATAGGCCAGCAAATGTAAAAAACTAATGGCGGTATAGTCCACATACTCATAGACAACAGGACCAATCAGCATTGTCATCGTATTGATCACATACAAGGGGGTCCAGCAAATGAAAAACTCCAATACCAGAACAAAGAGCATTTTCACGACACGCTTCTTGCTCTCCAAGTTCTTGTTCTCGTTGGAACGACGTGGCACAATGCTGCTGCAAAACGAGAAAGAGAAAGTAaggaaaaaattcaattataaCGACTAACGTATCCACCTTCTCCTGTCACCTTCTATCTTTTTATCACTTACCTTCGTAGAGCGGCCTCTGTAATACGTAAACTCGGTTGCGAAATACTCTTTCTACGCGATTCATGCGACTCATAatactgttgctgttgctgctgttgttgttgctgttgctgttgttgttgctggtggcGCATGCGTTGGGCCCTGCTGCAGCAATCTGTGGCACCTCCAATGCCACTTCCATTGATGGGCTGTTGAAGCTGCTGTTGACGCAGCGACTTAACCGAAGCACTACGCATACAATAAAGATGACGTCGTCCTTCACAGCTGCCACCAAGCAATTTGCGTTTGCTTCCCCCGTGGTTATAGCCATCAACTGTCCATACAAGAAAttgtataaagaaaaaagaaagaaaagaagtgTATGAAGAGAAGCCGAGAAACATTGCATGAAAGTTATCGTTAgtgctttttgttttaagtcaaaaatttaaatactaattGAAACTTAAACGGACCTTAATTAAATGATTCAAGCAAATTGTGTCCAACAGCACAAGAACGGATCTAGGGATGTAGAAAGGTAGACGATCTGCGCCCCAAAATATGCAAAAGTCATTCAAAGTAAGTACAGAGTCTCGGACGGATGGACGAACAGACGGATATGGCTAGATCGCCTCggttgttgatgctgatgaagaatatatgtactttatggggtcggaaaagctacCTTGTGTCTGTTAGATaaattttggcgactttaatataccatttcaccctatgggtgcatggtattaAAATGGTTCTCACTGTAAACATTATTTATTGAGAATAGTTTAGCCACAAGACATTCCTGAATTTCTTCAGTCATTCCATCATTTATATAGTTCCCTTAAATTAAAACTGGGGTTTATCCGTCAACAGTTCAATAAATCTTATATATTGTATAGGTATTATAAGACTTCGTATGCAGCACAAAAtatgagcaggttgtctgtatagcttcAAGACCATGTTTTATAATCAGCAACCATTGTCAAGTATCCAAAATTGTGATaaccataccatatcttcaacgctaacACTAGATGGGAATTGTATTTGCAGACTCCGTCGTTGTCATGTGCATACTCCTAGACAATTAACATTATTATCATAATTTAGTTATAGTACACAATGTATTATACAATAAAATTAAGAAGGTTTACAACATATGTAACACAGTGGGCCTTGAAAACCGGCGTTTTAGCCGGCATGAGGCCAATAAAGCTTATGAATataactttaatttatttaatttattcattCTGTGCATTCATGAGTGTTATAGTTTAAGTTTGGGCTAGCTTTTATTGCGCTTATTGTAAATAAACGAAAAACTCTACAAAATAAGTTCTGCTgagttttaaaattaaattctttaaCTGCATGTTGCACAATCTGGGGACAATTTTATTCCCATTTTAcattctttgattttttaagAAATATAATTGTTATTCAGAGTAAATAGTCTTATCAGAAATACATTGATAAACAAATATTCATAAGTAAAATGTAATGTCAACTATATTTCTGTACAGAAACTAGCTTAGGTGAATTCTCTGTGTAACTCTCTAAAAAAGGATGAAAAAGTGATCAGCACAAACAGCTGCTACAATCAAAGATCAATCGCTAATTCACAAACAAGACAAAATCTCCTACTTGCAAATtacaataaaattatttgaataaaGGAAATAATTGGCTCTGGAAAATACAGCTTAGGTCTCAATGAAATCACGGAAAGTCCATTCATTGTCTATATTAATTAAACTATTtcgtatttttaattttcttttattcagCATTTTTTGATTGATCTCctcttaaaatattttacacaTCCGTCCCAGGGTCTGACAATAGGTACAATCGCTCAGGTTAGTAAGTGTATGAGTGTctcatttattttctttaaatgtATTCGTGAAACGTTCTACcctaattaaattaattaaacacATTCCCATATATTCGTTAAACTAATTTAATAAAAGCTTTGACATTTAAATAtctaatttttcaaaaaaaattggcaaTGTCAACGAGTTTTAAATGACACTTAATTTCTATTTTCGCCTAcctacataaatatttttgctattgatatttttttaagtttaaatttaagaatttttttatcaaattgttgaaaatggtttttatttaGAGGTTTTTtgcgaagtttgtatacccttacgatttttttttactattctTAGGTAAAGGCCGTCAAAGCGTAACAAACGTTTTATGGCCAATAATGGACTATAGGTATAGTTATCTgattttgttgaaaatttcGTAAGTTAATAACCTACTTTGGTGATatttgaaaaacgaaaacaaatatttctgattaaaattatttttggacTTTTGAGAACATATAGTCATTCGATCGTGATCGATTGTAagctaacaaaaaataatttgtgtGACAAACTTTTTGAAAACAACCATCTTATTATTAAGTGTCTGTGTTCTGGGCCGATCGTTCTTATGCAAGCTATGTGATACAGTAGTCCGATCCAATATAAAGAATCCTACATTCAAAATTACAGTACTTGGGATCAGTCTACGATTTTATTTTGGAATAAAGTCAAAAAATGCATCAAAACAAAACTCAGTTTTTGCGGTAcagatataaattaaattatatatataaaagcaATCATTCGATTATATCGATTTAAGGccaccatttttttttatcgaatTATAAAATCTGATATTTGGTTAGTAGTTTATTTTGATACaatcaaaagaaaatgtaGTCATAGATTTCAAAGGCCAGAACatgtaaaactaaaaaagtAAAGTTAGTTATGTGTCATTaaatgtttatacatatatatattttacatgTAATAATTATAAGCCCAATAAGAGAAAGAACTTGACTTTGGCGGAAGATGTCACCACTTACATATTATGTATCATAAACTAAGGGTGTTCGTAACCTCAACTATAAAATTAAGTATACGCAATGTGATCTTATACAAGTAAAAAGAGTAGATATGGACGAAAGAAATCAATTTAGTTCCACTTTCTATACTATTTAATTTAGTTGTTTAAGTGAAGTTTCAACTTGATATCATGGACATAAGAGTTCATGTAGTTTAAATTTTCCAAGAGAAATTCGTGTTGATCCAGAAGTATGCAGAGGCAAGTGGACAGAAATGGCGATTAATACGTaacacacttctgaccaaaatgaatGTGCTCATCTTGAAAGGGTATAAAAGAAATCTCAATAAAAATCGATTTTTGTCAAAGCATTGCTGATTCACAGAGTCAGATAGTATTGAAATATGATTTGATggtaaaattaatttaaataaattggcAGTTCATCAATCGTTGcaaactgtatgtgtgtgtgtgtgtgtgtgtgtgtgtgtatgaggaTGTGGGTGTGCCTATCTAGACCATTCATTTGGGGCTTTGACATAAATAAGATTTTTGGTATCGTCACTAAGCTGCTTTAAAATGAACGCGAATGGCAAACATTTTATGCTTCTTTAATTATTTGGTACTTGGTTATGCAAATTGCCAACAAACTGGGGCTGGAGCTGAAGCATTCCACTCCtcctaaaataataaaacaattttcgcCTGCGGCCTGGCTTATATATCCGTATGCGGACACACCAGCACCGCAGACTGAAAATCTCTACCCTCCCATCAGGGAGCCATCCGGGCCGCACACTCTTTGCCTTCTCAGTGTCATAGCAATTTATGGTACGTGCATTTAAAAATCCAAAACATAGAAagatagagagtgagagaggggaACGGTTGCGgggaaagaagaaaaaatatgaaatttattgTCACAAAAGTATGTGAAAATGTGTCGATCCATGCACTAAAAATTGCTCAATGGTAACATGGGAGGACAATTTTTGTGGCATGCAAGGGAGAGATTTGTATGTGGGAGGGGGGTGGGGCTATAGAGGGGTCTATGAGATAAGAGTTTTTGACGAGCATTTAAATGGTTgtctttttgcataatttacgGCATATTTATGTTGACCCTTTTCACATAAACGAAcaacaattcaaaattttcatcCATTCGGGGTTGCCTATGATAATTCATTTTCATCTCTAGGATACGGCATTAAATTCCTCACCATGGTCATTTTATTTACTCGAAATTATCATATACGACAACATATTATATTTTGCTCACTTTGTCATAAAATCCGCTtatctcttatttttttttcctcatcTTTAAGTGCATCTCAAATTTTGGCTAACTATTTTCGCTTGtgtaaaatttaatgaaaaataacTTGTATGTGAAAATTTCCCTATATACTTTCACTAAGAAAATGAAATCGCAGCAGAAATGAATTTTTGACCCTTTCATGCAAATGAGTATAAAGAAAAGATGCTTATCGGCTTTTTGGGGGACaaaatctacaaaaaaaaaaaattacgaAACAAAAACGTTGCAAAAGAagagatacaaaaaaaaggggaagaagtttattttttttctagtcATACATATTAAAATTTGCTCTTGCTGAATGACAGCTGAAAGGaggatttttattttttttttttatcagttTTCATCACATTATCAAGtcaaatttaattcaattgaattttgcCAACAAATACTGCAAGAGAAAtcaagtgttttttgttttttgtttgtttctttgtttagTATGTagattgtttttgttttttgttcgtGTTGTGTAAACAATAATCCCTAAGCCAGCTGCCTGAGTGTGTTTAAGCCAAACATATATTGAGCTTTAAGCTGGGCAAAGAAAGAAATGAATGCAAATGAAAGTCAAGTCCTTGAAATCGTATACAGAATTGGCATTTCGGATAGCTGCGTTTAACAGCCGCGGCGATTTATAGCCTACACTTGCGTAACATGGTTCGATCGTCCTACCAAACTTACACTCACTCATCGTATCACCctcacacccacacccacacccacacccacacccacacacagtTACACAGATGCCTGTTAACCTCTAACCTAGTTTGAAAACCTACATCTTGTTATCGCCAGCCGAGTGTGACAGGCCATGCATAAGAGTCAACTGGGTAATGGGTCGGTCTGTGTTGAAGACTAAAGGGAATGGGATTGGCGCCTGGTGCCTGGTGCCAGTTTCCTGGTGCTGCTGCGGATGCCGATGCTTGTGAATGAAACTGTAACTGGAACTGGAATGTGGATATGGATGTGTGCTAAATTGAACGCTTGGCATATTTCGTTTGTGGTAGAAAGTTTGCTATGCAAATTGTCTGTGACTAGAGCGACATTTGGGTAAGCTAAACTAGATAGTCGGCCGCATGGGAATACCTGATGAGTAGTGCATCAATCGATTGACAATGGTTGGAGCAGATGCAAAACATAAGACAATcaaattttatcaaatttCCCCAAAGTATTTTTGACAAAAACGTAAATCACATAGAATATTTAGTTACAACTAAATGGAAATTGAATATATGCATATGCGATTAAGTAGAGCTTTTAGTTCGCCCACATAAGTAGGCAATACaattttttgataattttattatttttctcttaCCATAATAATACTGGACATTGCCAAcaaactgttgttgttgttgctgttgttgttgttgctggtgttgtagCATCATATCAAGAGATTGAGCATTGGAACGTCTACTACCATTATTGACTTGTGTGGTGGTTATTGCCGATTGACTTTGATTTATTTCCGGGCCACTGCTACCAAAATTCATAGCTCGCTCATTTCGCATGCTGACATAGAGAGTTCTTGTTATAAACAAATAGGTAAATGTCAATGCCAATAAAGGCAAGACAAGCAGAGCCAAGTccaagaacaaattgtaagcAATTTCATAGTTCAAACTATCGGCAGGCCATTGATCGCGGCATTTGCGAAAACCTTTAAAGAGAAAGACTCATTACAAAAAAACATATCCTACCCTTGGATCAGTTTTCCAAGTCCACTTACCTTGCCGACTCGTTGGCATCAGTTGACTGAAAACCGCAATTGGGGTCATGCAAAGCAAACTGCCCAACCAAATCATTGCAATGATCTTATTGGCATGATTAATGGTCTGCCAAGTCCGAGATCTCAATGGATGACAAATGGCATAATAACGTTCGCAGGAAATGGCCACCAAAGTCCAAGAGGAAACGGCTACCGAAGCGGCTGCAAAAAGGCATAAAATGAGAATGATGAGAAAAGGccaattaatatttttataacttCATTTGCTTGATGAAAACATATAAACACCacatcaaattttttttttattagctgcacacttttatttttttcttcaggCAAATATGCTACGCTTGGCTGGTGATTTGAAAGTAAATTCGTTAAGACCTAAACCACTGTCCCAGCTAATGAACTACTGTCTGAAAGAAAAGCATAGACAGATTGTATACGTTCTATTTAGTATTTAAAGAGGTGGCCAATGAAATTCGAGAAGGACAATAACACAGCAGCACATCCCTTCCTCACACCATCAATCGAGCCACGAGCCACGAGCCACGAACCTCGTTAAACCCTTCTGTCGGTTTTTGTATGTCGGCTGGGGAGTCGGAGAGCTCAttagcaaaaattaaatttagctCTGTCGCATGGCTCAATGAGTACGTCCACTACCATACCGTACCGTACCGTACCGTAGCGTACTGTCCGTCCGTATAGCTCGGTTGTGCCCCGGTTCCCGAGAGTCCGAGGCAACAAAcataaatggaaattttatGGAAATACTGAAAATAGCAAAATTGGCCAGAAGCACAAGTTCGCGCCTTCCTCCTACACAAAATGTGTTGGGAGTAAAGCAATAAAAGCGAAACTCAAAATAACacagtagaaaaaaaaaaatggaaacatAACAGCAAATTCTTGGTAAAATGCTCTAGCACAACAAGTTCAGTTGGGGTATTTTGTGGGTATTATGCTGGCCAGCGATGAAAGGGTTGGAGGTAGGTGGAAAAGAGGAAGCCATTGTGGAAAGTGTTTTACTAAAATGACACTTAAGTGTGCGTTGCCATACTTGTAGATAGTCACCTCCCTAAAATAGGTTGTTATGACCAAGAATTCTgggaaaaaataacaaaacgaAGAAGAATTCACTAAAATATTCAACTATATGGACTTAGCTTACTAAGCCCTAAGAGTAGCATATACATAAGTAACTCATATTTCGGCGATTTTGAATCACTCATTTCCCTACTCAATTAGCTGCTAAACGAAATGGATTCCATTTGAATAATCCTCTGTCATTTGCATTTTCTTGTttcaaagagagagagagagagcgagggaGAGAAAAGGCAAAGCGAAATCATAATGGTTGCATTCTCAATGATTAGGCattatcatcaacatcatcatcaaaatTTCCATTGCACTTTCCTATAGTAGCAACATCAGCATTTGAACATTCGGCCAGAGTTTGCCCAAATTCTACCTCTCTCTTCTCTCCCCAAACCCCACGTTGTCCCCCTTTATGTCATTTGGtacaaaaattgcaattcCATAATCGCATAGAGAACACAGAGGCATAGACCTAAACACAAACGACGAGATACAACGCACAGGATGGCATCTAAAGCAAATTTGTCATTCGATATTCTGTTTCTCTCATGAACATGGGATTGAAATTAatgtaagtttttttttccttttgatcTAAGacattggaattggaaattgcAAATAGTCAAGTTTGATTGGTTTACTTGGCAAGCCAAGATATTGAGAGattaaattcattttgttATTGATTTAAATTGCAGGTAAGTTTGTGTCAAGGGGTTTGCCAAGAGTGCAATTGTCACATTGCGCCATTCATTtttgaatcaatttttatttgtgtttttttcccaTATTTGTTTTATAGTTTGTTTCACTATTTCATTTGATATTACCATTTAGAAAATTGTTCACAAATTTCGTTTATTTCTTTTCGAATTTCTATTGAATAAGtcttaaaataaaacacattATCAATACATAAAATTTGCTGATTGATTTTAGTTTGCTAGGTTTTTGAGCTTATCAGTTATGCAAGAAATTGTAGCAAATATTGAGTAGAAGTCACAAATTTAAAACGTATTGAATCAAgtataatttaatttcaaattttagcTTTAATTCAACCTGAAAAGAATTTCATCGAATTGAAAATGGGTGGGAAGCAGAAAACAAGTGATTGGCAGTGTATATGGACCTTTCtgttatataaatttttgcacAGCTGTCGACataattttttgctttagttTAGTTGTGCAAAAATTGGTAATTAAAGTTTTCATATTGGTCAGAAGAGGACTGCATATCCTTTGATTAAAAGTTGCGTAACGTAATTGACTTTTCCAACATCTAAAACTTTGCTCACTCAATAACTCAGCCAGCCATCTATCTATGCACATAGATAGTGAGAACCACTAAGCTGCCTCAGTTCTCTCACACTTTGTGTCTCCTTTTCCTGCTCTTAACAGTGGTACTTTATTATATTCTCcttcttttatttaaatattttacctTGTTACTTTGCGCTTTTTAGAAATTCTCAACTTTCCTCACCGCATGAATGGCTCCTGTCCAAGTCAATTTGGCATATAAGACTTGCTGCAAAGTTAACGTTAAATTTATCTCTAACAACCGCAAAACTATAACTAACTAACCGGACTCCACAGAGATGaggagaaagaaaaagaaacaaaacaaaacaaaaaaaaaataggtaaacaagaagaaaaagc from Drosophila willistoni isolate 14030-0811.24 chromosome XL unlocalized genomic scaffold, UCI_dwil_1.1 Seg141, whole genome shotgun sequence includes:
- the LOC6648611 gene encoding cholecystokinin receptor yields the protein MGMGMGIGGIGLGGSGDGSGDVINGSDLYIYYGSEMTWPTRQQELHQQHQEQQQQQALTTTEFITSPVTSSSIVHSPLANNTNRSVARVSADIPIWVIPCYSIILLCAVVGNLLVVLTLVQNRRMRTITNVFLLNLAISDILLGVLCMPVTLVGTILRNFIFGEFLCKLIQFAQAASVAVSSWTLVAISCERYYAICHPLRSRTWQTINHANKIIAMIWLGSLLCMTPIAVFSQLMPTSRQGFRKCRDQWPADSLNYEIAYNLFLDLALLVLPLLALTFTYLFITRTLYVSMRNERAMNFGSSGPEINQSQSAITTTQVNNGSRRSNAQSLDMMLQHQQQQQQQQQQQFVGNVQYYYVDGYNHGGSKRKLLGGSCEGRRHLYCMRSASVKSLRQQQLQQPINGSGIGGATDCCSRAQRMRHQQQQQQQQQQQQQQQQYYESHESRRKSISQPSLRITEAALRSIVPRRSNENKNLESKKRVVKMLFVLVLEFFICWTPLYVINTMTMLIGPVVYEYVDYTAISFLHLLAYSSSCCNPITYCFMNASFRRAFVDTFKGMRLCHTSEWFCFWRRRSKMEQNLSVAGNSIALANSVMSSHTILESPRL